One Vibrio sp. CDRSL-10 TSBA genomic region harbors:
- the rnhB gene encoding ribonuclease HII gives MAKKPQQELPPYQIPAGFHCIAGVDEVGRGPLVGDVVTAAVILDPNNPIAGLNDSKKLSEKKRLALLPEIQQKALAWSVGRCSPQEIDELNIFQATMLAMQRAVEGLAIQPDLVLVDGNKIPALPMAAEAVVKGDLRVAQISAASIIAKVVRDQEMEELDKAHPEFGFAQHKGYPTKAHFAAIEQHGVIAEHRRSFGPVKRALGLD, from the coding sequence ATGGCGAAAAAACCGCAACAAGAACTTCCTCCGTATCAGATTCCGGCCGGTTTCCACTGTATTGCCGGTGTGGATGAAGTCGGGCGCGGCCCGCTGGTCGGCGATGTGGTGACCGCGGCAGTCATTCTCGATCCTAATAATCCGATTGCCGGACTCAACGACTCGAAGAAATTGTCGGAGAAAAAGCGCCTGGCGTTGCTGCCGGAAATTCAACAAAAAGCGCTGGCCTGGTCGGTCGGTCGCTGCAGCCCGCAGGAAATCGACGAGCTGAATATCTTCCAGGCCACCATGCTGGCGATGCAGCGGGCAGTGGAGGGGCTGGCAATACAGCCGGACCTGGTGCTGGTCGACGGCAATAAGATCCCGGCGCTGCCTATGGCGGCTGAAGCTGTGGTCAAAGGCGATTTGCGTGTGGCGCAGATCAGTGCGGCGTCGATCATAGCTAAAGTGGTGCGCGATCAGGAGATGGAAGAGCTGGATAAGGCCCATCCCGAATTTGGTTTTGCCCAGCATAAAGGTTATCCGACCAAGGCCCATTTTGCGGCCATTGAGCAACATGGCGTCATTGCCGAACACCGGCGCAGTTTCGGCCCGGTTAAGCGGGCTCTTGGTCTCGACTAG
- the lpxD gene encoding UDP-3-O-(3-hydroxymyristoyl)glucosamine N-acyltransferase — protein sequence MTTLTLAELATITGGEVHGDSSAVVSAVAPMNRAQQGDVTFLSNPKYSKHLAECQATVIMVKAAEQALCPSNALVVADPYVAFAKVAQALDTTPAPAKGGIAPSAVVAEDAKLGSNVSIGANAVIESGAELGDNVVIGAGCFIGQNAKLGNNTKLWANVSIYHDVAIGTDCLVQSGTVIGSDGFGYANERGEWIKIPQLGSVRIGNRVEIGACTTIDRGALDDTVIEDNVILDNQLQIAHNVHIGYGTAMAGGTIVAGSTTIGKYCIIGGASVINGHITIADGVTITGMGMVMRSIDEKGMYSSGIPLQPNKEWRKTAARVHRIDEMNKRLKAVEKLLEQKAES from the coding sequence ATGACAACACTAACTTTAGCCGAATTGGCAACGATTACTGGGGGCGAGGTTCACGGTGACAGCAGCGCAGTGGTATCTGCCGTTGCGCCGATGAATCGCGCACAGCAGGGAGATGTAACCTTCCTGTCAAATCCGAAATACAGTAAACACCTGGCAGAGTGTCAAGCCACCGTGATCATGGTGAAAGCGGCGGAGCAGGCGCTATGCCCATCCAACGCTCTGGTGGTTGCAGACCCTTATGTGGCGTTTGCTAAGGTGGCACAGGCTCTGGATACCACTCCGGCGCCGGCTAAAGGCGGCATTGCACCGAGTGCAGTGGTGGCCGAGGACGCTAAGTTAGGAAGTAATGTTTCAATTGGCGCCAATGCGGTGATTGAATCTGGCGCTGAGCTGGGTGATAACGTGGTAATTGGCGCAGGTTGCTTTATTGGCCAAAATGCTAAGCTGGGTAACAATACTAAGCTGTGGGCTAACGTCAGTATTTATCATGATGTGGCTATCGGTACGGACTGCCTGGTGCAGTCCGGCACTGTGATTGGCTCGGATGGTTTCGGTTATGCCAATGAGCGTGGCGAGTGGATTAAAATTCCTCAGCTTGGCTCAGTGCGTATCGGTAACCGGGTTGAAATCGGGGCGTGTACCACCATTGACCGTGGTGCACTCGATGATACCGTGATTGAAGATAACGTTATTCTCGATAACCAACTCCAAATCGCCCACAACGTGCACATCGGATATGGTACAGCCATGGCCGGTGGTACTATTGTGGCCGGTAGTACGACGATCGGTAAATACTGTATCATCGGCGGCGCGTCGGTAATTAACGGCCATATCACGATAGCAGACGGTGTTACCATTACCGGTATGGGGATGGTGATGCGCAGTATTGATGAGAAGGGCATGTACTCTTCAGGCATTCCGCTGCAACCTAATAAAGAGTGGCGTAAGACAGCAGCTCGCGTTCATCGTATTGATGAGATGAATAAGCGCTTAAAGGCGGTAGAGAAGCTGCTTGAGCAAAAAGCGGAATCATAA
- the dnaE gene encoding DNA polymerase III subunit alpha yields MSDPKFIHLRVHSDFSMVDGLSKVPPLVKKVAAMGMPAMALTDFTNLCGLVKFYGTAHGCGIKPIVGADFAVRSDEFGDELTRITVLAKNNQGYKNLTLLISDAYLRGHVQHQPVIDKEWLVKYSEGLILLSGAKSGDIGRALLKGNQALVEKCVEFYQTHFADHFYLELVRTGRADEESYLHFALELAEQADLPVVATNDVVFLEPEQFDAHEIRVAIHDGYTLEDPRRPKNYSAQQYLRSEEEMCNLFADIPEALENSVEIAKRCNVTVRLGEYFLPAFPTEGMLETEFLVKKSQEGLEERLEFLFPDPAVRAERRPAYDERLEIELQVINQMGFPGYFLIVMEFIQWSKDNDIPVGPGRGSGAGSLVAYALKITDLDPLEYDLLFERFLNPERVSMPDFDVDFCMDKRDLVIDHVAEMYGRDAVSQIITFGTMAAKAVIRDVGRVLGHPFGFVDRISKMIPPDPGMTLEKAFKAEPALPELYEADEEVKELIDMCRILEGCTRNAGKHAGGVVISPTSITDFAPLYCDAEGHHPVTQFDKNDVEYAGLVKFDFLGLRTLTIIDWALGLINPRREKAGEAPVRIESIPLADPASFRVLQNSETTAVFQLESRGMKELIKRLQPDCFEDIIALVALFRPGPLQSGMVDNFIDRKHGREAISYPDEKWQHESLKEILEPTYGIILYQEQVMQIAQVLAGYTLGGADMLRRAMGKKKPEEMAKQRAVFQSGAENNGVDGELAMKIFDLVEKFAGYGFNKSHSAAYALVSYQTLWLKTHYPAEFMAAVMTADMDNTEKVVGLVDECMRMGLTVLPPDINSGLYRFNVDDAGAIVYGIGAIKGVGEGPIEAILEARSKGGYFKDLFDFCARIDLKKVNKRVIEKLILAGAMDRLGPHRAALMASLSDAVKSASQHHQAEAFGQTDMFGVLTDAPEEVEQKYTQVDEWPEKVWLEGERETLGLYLTGHPINAYLKELNKYTSCRLNEATPTRRDQSVTVAGLVIAARVMTTKRGNRIGIMTIDDRSGRMEVMLFSDALDRYAELLETDKILVISGQVSFDDFNGGLKMSAREVMDLGSAREKYARGLSVSIEQSQINEQFFERFSHILEPHRAGTVPVNVYYQRPDARARLTLGTEWRVTPSDTLLDELKQLLGKDQVELEFN; encoded by the coding sequence ATGTCAGACCCAAAGTTTATCCACTTACGTGTTCACAGTGATTTCTCCATGGTTGACGGCCTGTCAAAAGTGCCGCCTCTGGTGAAAAAAGTGGCAGCAATGGGCATGCCGGCAATGGCCCTGACCGACTTTACCAACCTGTGTGGTCTTGTGAAGTTCTATGGCACTGCGCATGGCTGTGGCATCAAGCCGATTGTCGGCGCTGACTTTGCCGTGCGTTCTGACGAGTTTGGTGATGAGCTGACCCGCATTACTGTCCTGGCTAAAAATAATCAAGGCTACAAAAACCTGACCCTGCTGATCTCCGATGCGTATCTGCGTGGTCATGTTCAGCACCAGCCGGTGATTGATAAAGAGTGGCTGGTGAAATATTCCGAAGGCCTGATCCTGCTGTCCGGTGCGAAAAGCGGTGATATCGGCCGTGCGCTACTGAAAGGTAACCAGGCGCTGGTGGAGAAATGTGTCGAGTTTTACCAGACCCATTTCGCTGACCATTTTTATCTTGAACTGGTACGTACCGGGCGTGCCGATGAAGAAAGTTATCTCCATTTTGCGCTTGAACTGGCTGAGCAGGCCGACCTGCCGGTGGTGGCGACCAACGACGTGGTATTTCTTGAACCGGAACAGTTCGATGCCCATGAAATCCGGGTGGCGATTCACGATGGTTACACCTTAGAAGACCCGCGCCGGCCAAAGAACTACAGCGCGCAGCAGTATCTGCGCAGCGAAGAAGAGATGTGCAATCTGTTTGCCGATATTCCGGAGGCACTGGAAAACAGTGTCGAGATTGCCAAGCGCTGTAACGTGACTGTACGTCTGGGCGAATATTTCCTGCCGGCATTCCCGACTGAGGGGATGCTGGAAACGGAATTCCTGGTCAAAAAGTCGCAGGAAGGCCTCGAAGAGCGTCTGGAATTCCTGTTTCCGGATCCGGCCGTGAGAGCCGAGCGTCGCCCGGCTTATGATGAGCGTCTGGAGATCGAGCTGCAGGTGATCAACCAGATGGGATTCCCGGGTTACTTCCTGATCGTAATGGAGTTCATCCAATGGTCGAAAGATAACGATATTCCGGTAGGCCCGGGGCGGGGCTCAGGTGCTGGTTCTCTGGTGGCTTACGCCCTGAAAATCACCGATTTGGATCCGCTTGAATACGATCTGCTGTTCGAACGCTTCCTTAACCCGGAGCGGGTATCCATGCCCGATTTCGACGTCGACTTCTGTATGGATAAACGCGATCTGGTGATTGATCACGTGGCGGAAATGTACGGCCGCGATGCGGTATCGCAGATCATCACCTTTGGTACCATGGCGGCGAAAGCGGTAATTCGCGATGTTGGCCGGGTGCTGGGGCATCCGTTTGGCTTTGTCGATCGCATCTCGAAAATGATCCCGCCGGACCCGGGTATGACGCTGGAAAAAGCGTTTAAAGCCGAACCGGCCCTGCCGGAGCTGTACGAAGCCGACGAAGAAGTTAAAGAACTGATCGATATGTGTCGCATTCTGGAAGGGTGTACACGTAACGCCGGTAAACACGCGGGCGGGGTGGTGATTTCCCCGACCTCGATTACCGATTTTGCACCTCTGTATTGTGATGCTGAAGGCCACCATCCGGTGACTCAGTTTGACAAGAACGACGTCGAATACGCCGGTCTGGTTAAGTTTGACTTCCTTGGCCTGCGTACCCTGACCATCATCGACTGGGCGCTGGGGCTGATTAACCCGCGGCGTGAAAAAGCCGGTGAGGCGCCGGTGCGTATCGAGTCAATTCCGCTGGCTGATCCGGCCTCGTTCCGGGTCTTACAAAACTCAGAAACCACCGCGGTATTCCAGCTCGAATCGCGCGGTATGAAAGAGCTGATTAAACGTCTGCAGCCGGACTGTTTTGAAGACATCATCGCACTGGTTGCCCTGTTCCGTCCGGGCCCGCTGCAATCGGGCATGGTAGATAACTTTATCGACCGTAAGCATGGTCGTGAAGCCATCTCCTATCCGGATGAAAAATGGCAGCACGAGTCGCTGAAAGAGATTCTGGAGCCGACCTACGGCATCATTCTCTATCAGGAACAGGTCATGCAGATCGCCCAGGTTCTGGCTGGCTATACCTTAGGTGGCGCGGATATGTTGCGCCGGGCGATGGGTAAGAAAAAACCGGAAGAGATGGCTAAGCAGCGCGCTGTGTTCCAGTCAGGGGCCGAAAATAACGGTGTTGACGGCGAACTGGCGATGAAAATCTTCGATCTGGTGGAAAAATTTGCCGGATACGGGTTTAACAAATCGCACTCAGCCGCCTATGCTTTAGTATCGTACCAGACGCTATGGCTCAAAACTCACTATCCGGCGGAGTTCATGGCAGCGGTAATGACCGCGGATATGGACAACACCGAGAAAGTGGTGGGCCTGGTCGATGAGTGTATGCGCATGGGGCTGACCGTATTGCCACCGGACATTAACTCCGGCCTGTATCGGTTTAACGTCGATGATGCCGGCGCGATAGTGTATGGTATCGGGGCGATTAAAGGTGTCGGTGAAGGGCCGATTGAAGCGATTCTGGAGGCTCGATCTAAAGGCGGTTACTTCAAGGACCTGTTCGATTTCTGTGCGCGGATTGATCTGAAAAAAGTCAACAAACGGGTGATTGAGAAGCTGATTCTGGCCGGCGCCATGGACCGTCTCGGGCCGCATCGCGCGGCGCTGATGGCTTCATTGAGCGATGCGGTGAAATCAGCCAGTCAGCATCACCAGGCGGAAGCATTTGGCCAGACCGATATGTTTGGTGTTCTGACCGATGCGCCGGAAGAGGTGGAGCAGAAGTACACCCAGGTCGATGAATGGCCGGAAAAAGTGTGGCTGGAAGGTGAACGCGAGACATTGGGTCTTTACCTGACCGGGCATCCGATTAATGCGTACCTGAAGGAACTCAACAAGTACACCAGTTGTCGATTGAATGAGGCGACGCCAACCCGACGCGATCAGTCGGTGACTGTGGCTGGTCTGGTCATCGCAGCACGGGTCATGACGACCAAACGCGGTAACCGGATTGGTATCATGACAATTGATGATCGTAGCGGCCGGATGGAAGTGATGTTATTTTCCGATGCGCTGGATCGCTATGCAGAATTGTTAGAAACAGATAAAATTTTGGTTATTTCCGGACAGGTCAGCTTTGATGACTTCAACGGTGGCCTTAAAATGTCGGCGCGCGAAGTCATGGACTTGGGTAGCGCGCGTGAAAAATATGCCCGAGGCTTGTCGGTTTCGATTGAGCAATCGCAGATCAATGAGCAGTTTTTTGAGCGCTTTAGTCACATCTTAGAGCCTCACCGAGCAGGGACTGTCCCTGTCAATGTATACTACCAGCGCCCAGATGCGCGAGCACGCCTGACGTTAGGCACTGAGTGGCGTGTCACTCCAAGCGATACATTGTTAGACGAATTAAAACAGTTGCTTGGCAAAGACCAGGTAGAACTCGAATTTAACTAA
- the tilS gene encoding tRNA lysidine(34) synthetase TilS, producing MMDLYAHFSQSLSQHPARHYVLALSGGVDSRVMLELLARYRAQHGTLISAVHVHHGLSTNADEWAEQCQAWCDALAVPLCVERVNFETGQGDSIEQLARQARYAALSGHIDQHSCLLLGQHSDDQLETFLLALKRGSGPKGLASMPRSAAFGQGRLLRPLLTVARSDIEAFAAQQQLAWVEDESNLDTRYERNFLRHEVTPLLTQRWPAIRQAVQRSAELCAEQEGVLAELLTDALQQALHADGSLAIDSLTRHSAAVRRQLLRAWLNRHELNMPSRIQTDIIWHEVAQAEQDANPKLKLGLYDIRRFNRRLYCVGQQADVSAWGRQIKPDQVLDLPDDIGQLVLRVTPGGNLRIPAEPEHLRVIFEPQGLSACPVGRAGSRKLKKLFQEYQIPSWQRRRIPILMYQQQVVAVAGLFVERDFSGSDGELIWQQ from the coding sequence ATGATGGATCTATACGCTCATTTCAGTCAGTCCCTGAGTCAGCATCCGGCCCGGCACTATGTGCTGGCGTTGAGTGGTGGCGTTGACTCGCGGGTCATGCTGGAACTGCTGGCACGTTACCGCGCGCAGCACGGTACCCTTATCTCAGCGGTGCATGTTCATCATGGCCTCAGTACTAATGCCGATGAGTGGGCTGAGCAGTGCCAGGCCTGGTGCGACGCGTTAGCGGTTCCCTTATGCGTTGAGCGGGTGAACTTCGAGACAGGTCAGGGTGACAGTATTGAACAGCTGGCGCGCCAGGCGCGTTATGCGGCGTTGTCTGGCCATATTGACCAGCACAGTTGTCTGCTGCTGGGCCAGCACAGTGATGATCAACTGGAAACCTTCTTACTGGCACTCAAGCGCGGCAGCGGTCCGAAAGGACTGGCTTCAATGCCGCGCAGCGCTGCGTTTGGCCAAGGCCGGTTGCTGCGGCCGCTGCTCACTGTCGCCAGGAGCGATATAGAAGCGTTTGCTGCGCAGCAGCAGTTAGCCTGGGTGGAAGATGAAAGTAATCTCGATACCCGTTATGAGCGTAATTTTCTCCGTCATGAGGTGACACCGCTGCTCACTCAGCGCTGGCCCGCTATTCGTCAGGCGGTGCAGCGCAGTGCGGAACTGTGTGCTGAACAGGAAGGCGTACTGGCTGAATTACTCACGGATGCGCTGCAGCAGGCGCTGCACGCCGACGGAAGTCTCGCGATTGACAGCCTGACCAGACACAGTGCTGCGGTGCGGCGGCAATTGCTGCGCGCCTGGCTGAACCGTCATGAGTTGAATATGCCAAGCCGTATCCAGACTGATATCATCTGGCATGAAGTGGCGCAGGCTGAGCAGGATGCGAATCCTAAGCTAAAATTAGGGCTGTATGACATCCGGCGTTTTAATCGCCGTTTATATTGTGTTGGCCAGCAGGCCGATGTCTCCGCCTGGGGTCGGCAGATTAAGCCTGACCAGGTACTTGATTTACCAGATGATATAGGGCAACTTGTGTTGCGTGTCACACCTGGTGGTAACCTGCGTATTCCCGCCGAGCCGGAACATTTACGGGTCATTTTTGAGCCGCAGGGATTATCGGCTTGTCCGGTGGGAAGAGCCGGTTCACGCAAACTGAAAAAGCTGTTTCAGGAGTATCAGATTCCGAGTTGGCAGCGACGCCGGATACCGATACTCATGTATCAGCAACAGGTTGTTGCTGTGGCCGGTCTGTTTGTTGAGCGTGATTTCAGCGGCAGTGATGGTGAGCTCATCTGGCAGCAGTGA
- the fabZ gene encoding 3-hydroxyacyl-ACP dehydratase FabZ: MNITEIQELLPHRYPFLLIDRVTDYEEGKYLIGLKNVSVNEPQFTGHFPQLPVFPGVLILEAMAQATGLLAFKTFGAPKENELYYFASIDNAKFRKPVGPGDQLMIEVEFVKERRGIALFNGVAKVDGEVVCSAELKCARREF, encoded by the coding sequence ATGAATATCACTGAAATTCAGGAGCTTCTTCCACACCGTTATCCTTTTCTGCTGATTGATCGCGTAACGGATTATGAAGAAGGTAAATACCTGATTGGCCTTAAGAATGTTTCAGTGAATGAACCTCAGTTCACCGGTCATTTTCCCCAGCTTCCAGTCTTTCCTGGTGTACTGATCCTTGAAGCTATGGCACAGGCAACCGGCCTGCTGGCATTCAAAACCTTCGGTGCGCCAAAAGAAAACGAGCTGTACTACTTTGCCAGCATCGACAACGCAAAATTCCGTAAACCAGTGGGTCCTGGTGACCAGCTGATGATTGAAGTGGAATTCGTTAAAGAGCGTCGCGGTATCGCACTGTTTAATGGCGTTGCGAAAGTTGACGGTGAAGTGGTGTGTTCAGCTGAACTGAAATGTGCACGCAGAGAATTTTAA